A genomic segment from Candidatus Pacearchaeota archaeon encodes:
- a CDS encoding FHA domain-containing protein — protein sequence MKKSKLIEGILREENEKFYQLPEIQRSFELDNNNTFYTIGRNEKCDIKVPNGILDVSRLHAVLKFNNGNWEIYDMGSLFGTYVIKKGESKKEKIENKLTLSQGDIILLGSLYCLKYIENKENKR from the coding sequence ATGAAAAAATCAAAATTAATTGAAGGGATTTTAAGAGAAGAAAACGAAAAATTTTATCAACTTCCAGAAATTCAAAGATCTTTTGAATTAGATAATAATAATACTTTTTATACTATCGGAAGAAATGAAAAATGTGATATAAAAGTACCAAATGGAATTTTAGATGTTTCTAGATTACACGCTGTCCTAAAATTTAATAATGGAAACTGGGAAATTTATGATATGGGAAGCCTTTTTGGAACTTATGTAATAAAGAAAGGAGAATCAAAAAAAGAAAAAATTGAGAATAAATTAACTTTAAGTCAAGGGGATATTATTTTACTTGGTAGTTTATATTGTTTAAAATATATAGAAAATAAAGAAAATAAAAGATAA
- the fen gene encoding flap endonuclease-1, with translation MGLNISDIIPRKSIGFEDLKNKIVAVDAFNAIYQFLSTIRQKDGTPLMDKKGNITSHLSGLFYRNLYLLQEGIKLVYVFDGKPPELKRKTNEKRQEIKEIAKEKYEEAILSEDYEAMRRYSQQLVKIDEKIIEESKELLEAMSIAVIQAPSEGESQAAYLCKIGKVYAVASQDYDSLLFQSPRLIQNLTLARTRKTVSGVIYISPEIISLENVLNTLQINLDQLICLGILVGTDYNPGGIRGIGQKKALEIVKKYKQPYLIFNHLKKDIEKLPDDKKFDWEEIFQLFHKPEVKDFEIIFPKFDENKIKKILLSRDFSEERINNALLRYYEEKKKSQQKTLF, from the coding sequence ATGGGTTTAAATATATCTGATATAATTCCAAGAAAATCAATAGGTTTTGAAGATTTGAAAAATAAAATAGTTGCGGTAGATGCTTTTAATGCAATATATCAATTTTTATCTACGATAAGACAAAAAGATGGTACACCTTTAATGGATAAAAAAGGAAATATTACTTCTCATCTTTCTGGATTGTTTTATAGAAATCTCTATTTATTGCAAGAAGGGATAAAATTAGTTTATGTTTTTGATGGAAAACCACCCGAATTAAAAAGAAAAACAAATGAAAAAAGACAAGAAATAAAAGAAATTGCAAAAGAGAAATATGAAGAAGCAATTTTATCTGAAGATTATGAAGCAATGAGAAGATATAGTCAACAATTAGTAAAAATCGACGAGAAGATAATAGAAGAAAGTAAAGAACTTTTAGAAGCTATGAGTATTGCTGTAATTCAAGCACCTAGTGAAGGAGAATCACAAGCAGCTTATTTATGCAAAATAGGGAAAGTTTATGCTGTTGCTAGTCAAGATTATGATTCTTTGTTATTTCAATCTCCAAGATTAATTCAAAATTTAACATTAGCAAGAACAAGAAAAACTGTTTCTGGAGTTATCTATATTTCACCAGAAATTATCTCTTTAGAAAATGTTTTAAACACTTTACAAATAAATCTTGACCAGCTGATATGTTTAGGAATTTTAGTAGGAACAGATTATAATCCCGGAGGAATTAGAGGAATAGGGCAAAAAAAAGCTTTAGAAATTGTAAAAAAGTATAAACAACCTTATTTAATATTTAATCATTTAAAGAAGGACATTGAAAAATTGCCAGATGATAAAAAATTTGATTGGGAAGAGATCTTTCAATTATTTCATAAACCAGAAGTGAAAGATTTTGAAATTATTTTTCCTAAATTTGATGAAAATAAAATAAAAAAAATATTATTAAGCAGAGATTTTTCAGAAGAAAGAATAAATAATGCCTTATTAAGATATTATGAGGAAAAAAAGAAATCACAACAGAAAACTTTATTTTAA